Proteins from a genomic interval of Phreatobacter oligotrophus:
- a CDS encoding nucleotidyltransferase family protein produces MVLAAGLGTRMRPITDRIPKPLVEVAGKTLLDHVLDPLAEAGVIRAVVNVHHLADQIERAVAGRTRPAVTISDERAQILDSGGGVARALDHLGETFLIRNADSFWRDRAGSNIARLVEAFDPALMDTLLLLAPMEGSVGFDGPGDFFRDEAGRLTRRGAAPRAPFAYAGAAVMRKADFAGRQAGEIFSLNALWNASLAQGRLFGLVLDGLWLHVGTPAAIGEAEAALAAF; encoded by the coding sequence ATGGTGCTTGCGGCGGGTCTCGGCACGCGGATGCGGCCGATCACCGACCGCATTCCCAAGCCGCTCGTCGAGGTCGCCGGCAAGACGCTGCTCGACCATGTGCTCGACCCGCTGGCCGAGGCCGGCGTGATCCGCGCCGTGGTCAATGTCCACCACCTCGCCGACCAGATCGAGCGGGCCGTGGCGGGACGGACGAGGCCGGCAGTCACCATCTCCGACGAGCGCGCGCAAATCCTCGATTCCGGCGGCGGCGTCGCCCGGGCGCTCGATCATCTCGGCGAGACCTTCCTCATCCGCAACGCCGATTCCTTCTGGCGAGACCGCGCGGGATCGAACATCGCCCGGCTTGTCGAGGCCTTCGATCCGGCCTTGATGGACACGCTGCTGCTGCTCGCGCCGATGGAGGGCAGCGTCGGCTTCGACGGGCCGGGTGATTTCTTCCGCGACGAGGCGGGCCGCCTCACCCGGCGGGGCGCGGCGCCGCGCGCGCCCTTCGCCTATGCCGGCGCGGCGGTGATGCGGAAGGCTGATTTCGCGGGACGCCAGGCCGGCGAGATCTTCTCGCTCAACGCGCTGTGGAACGCTTCCCTCGCGCAGGGGCGGCTCTTCGGCCTGGTGCTCGACGGGCTCTGGCTGCATGTCGGCACGCCCGCCGCCATCGGCGAGGCGGAAGCGGCACTCGCCGCCTTCTGA
- the rbfA gene encoding 30S ribosome-binding factor RbfA gives MAKRFDTGSGPSQRQLRVGELMRHGLAEILSRGEIQDPVLETTIVTVPEVRMSPDLKIATCFVMPLGGQNQEAVIQALARNKRYLRGELAHRTNLKFAPDLRFRIDTSFEEGSRIDRLLDSEAVQRDVRRDGGKDDEA, from the coding sequence ATGGCCAAACGATTCGACACGGGCTCCGGCCCGTCCCAGCGGCAATTGCGCGTCGGCGAGCTGATGCGCCACGGTCTCGCCGAAATCCTGTCGCGCGGCGAGATCCAGGACCCGGTGCTGGAGACCACCATCGTCACCGTTCCGGAAGTCCGCATGTCGCCGGACCTGAAGATCGCCACCTGCTTCGTCATGCCGCTCGGCGGCCAGAACCAGGAGGCGGTGATCCAGGCGCTCGCCCGCAACAAGCGCTACCTGCGGGGCGAGCTCGCGCACCGCACGAACCTCAAGTTCGCGCCCGACCTGCGCTTCCGCATCGACACCTCCTTCGAGGAGGGCTCGCGCATCGACCGCCTGCTCGACAGCGAGGCGGTGCAGCGCGACGTGCGCCGCGACGGCGGCAAGGACGACGAGGCATGA